The stretch of DNA CTTATTGAGCGTAGTGTTTTCTATGTTGAAAAAGGTATGGGTATTTCCTACAGGTATGATTTCAACTTTTATATATGTATACCTTCTTTTTAATTGGGGTTTATATGGTGATACCATGATTAATGCGTACTATTTTGTCATGAGTGTTTACGGTTGGTATTTTTGGTTATATGGAGGAGATGATGAAGATGAAGCACCTGTTTCGATGATGAATACTCAAGAAAAAAAACAAGCCGTTGGAATCTTTTTAGCTACTATTCTATTAGTTTTAACAGTATATTATTTTAAGCCGTATATTGAAAATGGATTTGATTCGATTCAATTAGCCAATTTGAGTTTTCAGTACGATTGGATTCAATATGTCGATTCTATCACAACGGCTATTTTCTTTGTAGGAATGTGGCTTATGGCAAGAAAAAAAGTAGAAAATTGGGTGTTTTGGATTGTTGGAGATCTTATCTCAGTACCCATGTACTTAGTAAAAGGATATGGAATTACCGCTGGACAATATTTGATTTTTATAATTCCGGCTGTGATGGGTTTAATTCTTTGGTATCGAGATTATAAGAAAACGATTCAAAAGGTTTGATATTATTTTTAATGATTCATTACCGTTTCATAACAAGGACAATTTACTAAGTGATCGTTAACCATACCTGTTGCTTGCATATAGGCATAAATAATAGTTGAGCCAACAAATTTAAATCCACGTTTTTTTAAATCTTTACTTATTTGATCTGAAATTTCAGTAGTTGCAGGTACTTCTTCTAAAGACTTCCATTTGTTTTGGATTGGTTTTCCTCCAACAAAAGCCCAAATATAGTTTGAAAAAGAATCAAACTCTTTTTGAATTTCCATAAAGCGTTGTGCATTAGAAATAGTAGCCTTGATTTTTAATTTATTTCGAATGATACCTTCATTTTGAATGAGTTCTTCAAATTTGGTGTCATCATATTGAGCAATTTTTTTATAATCGAACTGATCAAAAGCCTTTCTAAAGTTTTCACGTTTTTTTAAAATAGTTATCCAACTTAATCCAGCCTGAAAAGTTT from Flavobacteriaceae bacterium UJ101 encodes:
- a CDS encoding nicotinamide riboside transporter (Required for nicotinamide riboside transport across the inner membrane; Belongs to the nicotinamide ribonucleoside (NR) uptake permease (TC 4.B.1) family.), whose amino-acid sequence is MIELVDYLVKPYESYSNTQIYLEAIAAFFGLLSVVFSMLKKVWVFPTGMISTFIYVYLLFNWGLYGDTMINAYYFVMSVYGWYFWLYGGDDEDEAPVSMMNTQEKKQAVGIFLATILLVLTVYYFKPYIENGFDSIQLANLSFQYDWIQYVDSITTAIFFVGMWLMARKKVENWVFWIVGDLISVPMYLVKGYGITAGQYLIFIIPAVMGLILWYRDYKKTIQKV
- the tag gene encoding DNA-3-methyladenine glycosylase I (Catalyzes the synthesis of GMP from XMP; Contains 1 glutamine amidotransferase type-1 domain; Contains 1 GMPS ATP-PPase (ATP pyrophosphatase) domain; Contains 3 N-acetyltransferase domains.; KEGG: cbu:CBU_0383 DNA-3-methyladenine glycosylase I), whose protein sequence is MEKQRCAWAEGSEIYQNYHDDEWGKPVYDDETIFEFLILETFQAGLSWITILKKRENFRKAFDQFDYKKIAQYDDTKFEELIQNEGIIRNKLKIKATISNAQRFMEIQKEFDSFSNYIWAFVGGKPIQNKWKSLEEVPATTEISDQISKDLKKRGFKFVGSTIIYAYMQATGMVNDHLVNCPCYETVMNH